From one Armatimonadota bacterium genomic stretch:
- a CDS encoding Gfo/Idh/MocA family oxidoreductase: protein MKTLGFGVIGVGTWGELHARVYSEDERITLAGVADMNHARAESAGVKFKTAHYTDYDTLLADESVAAVSITTPDFAHAEIAVAAAEAGKHILVEKPLATTTEDCRKIIEAAKASGVKLMVDFHNRWSPPFYKAWEAIRKGEIGEPQHVYYRLSDRIFVPTEMLPWAAKSTVAWFIGTHSIDTVRWLLGEEVTRVYAVARSRVLKGMGIDTPDFYQITLEFASGATAVIENSWILPNSMPNIIDLKCQIVGSKGMLNLDTSHNRTVEKYTQTSAEYPDFLVLPAIYGEQKGFAADSIRHFVDCVLADTEPRVTGEDGLVVTRVIEAIEESVRTGLPVGIP from the coding sequence ATGAAAACGCTCGGTTTCGGAGTCATCGGCGTCGGGACGTGGGGCGAGTTGCACGCTCGGGTCTACTCGGAGGACGAGCGGATCACCCTCGCGGGCGTGGCTGATATGAACCACGCACGCGCCGAGTCGGCCGGAGTGAAGTTCAAGACCGCCCACTACACCGACTATGACACCCTTCTGGCCGATGAGTCGGTCGCGGCAGTCTCGATCACCACGCCCGACTTCGCACACGCCGAGATCGCAGTCGCCGCCGCCGAGGCCGGGAAGCACATCCTGGTCGAGAAGCCGCTCGCCACTACCACCGAGGACTGCCGGAAGATCATCGAGGCCGCGAAGGCATCCGGCGTCAAGCTGATGGTTGACTTCCACAACCGCTGGAGTCCGCCGTTCTACAAGGCGTGGGAGGCGATCCGCAAGGGAGAGATCGGCGAGCCGCAGCACGTCTACTACCGGCTCAGCGACCGAATCTTCGTCCCGACCGAGATGCTCCCGTGGGCCGCGAAGTCTACCGTCGCGTGGTTCATCGGCACGCACTCGATCGACACCGTCCGCTGGCTGCTCGGCGAAGAGGTCACGCGGGTCTACGCCGTCGCCCGGTCGCGCGTCCTGAAGGGGATGGGGATTGATACGCCGGACTTCTACCAGATCACGCTCGAATTCGCATCCGGCGCGACCGCCGTGATCGAGAACTCCTGGATCCTGCCGAACTCGATGCCGAACATCATTGACCTCAAGTGCCAGATCGTCGGCAGCAAGGGCATGCTGAACCTCGACACGAGCCACAACCGCACGGTGGAGAAGTACACGCAGACCTCAGCGGAGTACCCCGATTTCCTCGTCCTGCCGGCGATCTACGGGGAGCAGAAGGGCTTCGCGGCGGATAGCATCCGGCACTTCGTGGACTGTGTGCTCGCCGATACTGAGCCCCGCGTCACCGGCGAAGACGGCCTGGTCGTGACGCGGGTCATCGAAGCGATCGAGGAGTCGGTCCGCACCGGGCTGCCGGTCGGTATTCCCTGA
- the pcrA gene encoding DNA helicase PcrA, whose translation MTNILDSLNPAQREAVEHLEGPLLIFAGAGSGKTRALTHRIAYLIREHGVHPRNILAVTFTNKAAREMKERIESLVGSQALSDMWVGTFHAMSARLLRISGEKIGIHRDFVIYDESDQSTVVRECLEELNIDEKMYPPKTILYKISHAKEQMVLPEDYASAFAHRFDPIVARVYPLYQEKLKANRALDFDDLIFHAVRLLDQCPDVRELYQTKFEHVLVDEYQDINQSQFELVRFLAGYYRNICVVGDDDQSIYSWRGADVELILSFQKHYKDAKVVKLEQNYRSSRNILDAAYHVISRNERRAEKQLWTDRDGGALLTRIEAVDEHDEAAKVVSQIRERVRSGECDYGDFVVLYRMNAQSRLFEEALMNYRVPYRIIGGVRFYERKEIKDLMAYLRLVYNPMDSVSLKRIINVPVRSIGPATLAKIESFAQDEGTTLVEALRRVEEIEIQPKPKRAIKELSALLDFLHEKREEYPVGKLLKEIVENTGFLTDLQKAGTREADSRVENVKELFSVVEEFENTSEDVTLRSFLEQVALVTDIDSLEEGQEAITLMTLHAAKGLEFPVVFMVGMEDGLFPHSRSIQDRDGLEEERRLCYVGMTRAEDELFLCHAYCRTMYGMRERSVPSRFLRDIPLELFGRKKIEQPSRPTAAVPGVTTGAAFRPKEAAPRPAAKCPFKAGDRVKHNVFGAGIVVGAQAAGTDYQVSVAFEDVGIKKLMLSFAPLEKVEL comes from the coding sequence ATGACGAACATACTCGATTCCCTCAACCCCGCCCAGCGCGAAGCGGTCGAACATCTCGAAGGCCCGCTCCTCATCTTCGCCGGAGCCGGAAGCGGCAAGACCCGCGCACTCACCCATCGGATCGCCTATCTCATCCGCGAACACGGCGTCCACCCGCGAAACATCCTCGCCGTCACGTTCACGAACAAGGCCGCGCGCGAGATGAAGGAGCGCATTGAGAGCCTGGTCGGCTCGCAGGCGCTCAGCGACATGTGGGTCGGCACATTCCACGCGATGTCCGCCCGCCTCCTTCGTATCAGCGGCGAGAAGATCGGCATCCACCGCGACTTCGTCATCTACGACGAGAGCGACCAGAGCACGGTGGTTCGCGAGTGCCTCGAAGAGCTGAACATTGACGAGAAGATGTACCCTCCGAAGACGATCCTCTACAAGATCAGCCACGCGAAGGAGCAGATGGTCCTGCCGGAGGACTACGCATCGGCATTCGCGCACAGGTTCGATCCGATCGTCGCGCGCGTCTACCCGCTCTACCAGGAGAAACTGAAGGCGAACCGGGCGCTCGACTTCGACGACCTGATCTTCCACGCCGTCCGCCTGCTCGACCAGTGCCCGGACGTCCGCGAGCTATACCAGACAAAGTTCGAGCACGTGCTGGTTGACGAGTACCAGGACATCAACCAGTCGCAGTTCGAGCTGGTGCGCTTCCTGGCTGGATATTATAGAAATATATGTGTCGTTGGTGACGATGATCAGTCCATTTATTCGTGGCGTGGAGCAGACGTCGAGCTGATTCTCTCGTTCCAGAAGCACTACAAAGACGCCAAGGTCGTCAAGCTCGAGCAGAACTACCGCTCATCGCGGAACATCCTCGACGCCGCCTACCATGTGATCTCGCGGAACGAGCGCCGCGCCGAGAAGCAGCTCTGGACCGACCGCGACGGAGGCGCGCTCCTTACGCGCATCGAGGCCGTGGACGAGCACGACGAGGCGGCGAAGGTGGTGTCGCAGATTCGGGAGAGGGTCCGCTCGGGCGAGTGCGACTACGGCGACTTCGTGGTGCTCTACCGCATGAACGCCCAGTCGAGGCTCTTCGAAGAGGCGCTGATGAACTACCGCGTGCCGTACCGGATCATCGGCGGCGTGCGGTTCTACGAGCGCAAAGAGATCAAGGACCTGATGGCCTACTTGCGGCTCGTCTACAACCCGATGGACAGCGTGAGCCTGAAGCGGATCATCAACGTCCCGGTCCGCTCGATCGGCCCGGCGACGCTCGCGAAGATCGAGTCGTTCGCGCAGGATGAGGGAACGACGCTCGTCGAAGCGCTGAGGCGGGTGGAAGAGATCGAGATTCAGCCGAAGCCGAAGCGCGCGATCAAGGAGCTTTCCGCCCTGCTCGACTTCCTGCACGAGAAGCGGGAGGAGTATCCCGTCGGCAAGCTGCTGAAGGAGATCGTCGAGAACACAGGCTTCCTGACCGACCTGCAGAAGGCCGGGACGCGGGAGGCCGACTCGCGAGTGGAGAACGTCAAGGAGCTCTTCTCCGTCGTCGAGGAGTTCGAGAACACGAGCGAGGACGTCACGCTCCGGTCGTTCCTCGAGCAGGTCGCGCTGGTGACGGACATAGACAGCCTCGAGGAGGGCCAGGAGGCGATCACGCTGATGACGCTCCACGCGGCGAAGGGGCTCGAGTTCCCCGTCGTCTTCATGGTCGGCATGGAGGACGGGCTGTTCCCGCACAGCCGCTCGATTCAGGACCGGGACGGCCTGGAGGAGGAGCGTCGGCTATGCTACGTCGGCATGACCCGCGCGGAGGACGAGCTGTTCCTCTGCCACGCGTACTGCCGGACGATGTACGGCATGAGGGAGCGCAGCGTGCCGTCCCGCTTCCTCCGCGACATTCCGCTCGAGCTGTTCGGGCGGAAGAAGATCGAGCAGCCGTCCCGCCCGACGGCAGCGGTTCCAGGGGTCACGACCGGCGCGGCGTTCCGGCCGAAGGAGGCGGCTCCGCGTCCGGCGGCGAAATGCCCGTTCAAGGCCGGCGACAGGGTGAAGCACAACGTCTTCGGCGCAGGGATCGTGGTCGGCGCCCAGGCGGCGGGGACCGACTATCAGGTGTCGGTCGCGTTCGAGGACGTCGGCATCAAGAAGCTGATGCTCTCCTTCGCGCCGCTCGAGAAGGTTGAGCTGTAG